In Salmo salar chromosome ssa03, Ssal_v3.1, whole genome shotgun sequence, a single genomic region encodes these proteins:
- the LOC123741795 gene encoding NLR family CARD domain-containing protein 3-like: EKMMTFVKNELKMFKKILSPELPEGFESQKQDEEVVDAEDEKQESSAREGVLKITLHVLRKMNQKELADTLENYELAVICQRELKSNLKKKFQCVFEGIAKQGNPTLLNKIYTELYITEGGTGEVNNEHELRQIETTTRKQARPETAIKCNDIFKPLTGQDKLIRTVLTKGVAGIGKTVSVQKFILDWAEGKANQDVQFVFSFPFRELNLMKGDKHTFIELLNHFSMETKQSGISIYNKYKVLFIFDGLDECRLPLDFQKNKICWDVTETTSVDVLLTNLIKGNLLPSALLWITTRPAAANRIPSECVDQVTEVRGFNDPQKEEYIRKRFRDEDLASRIISHIKTSRSLHIMCHIPVFCWISATVLEHMLKHKREEMPKTLTEMYTHLVVFHTKQKNEKYLGKEETDPHWNKESILSLGKLAFQQLVNGNLIFYEEDLKEAGIDVNEASVYSGLCTQLFKEECGLYQDKVYCFVHLSIQEFLAAVYVFLSFINNNENLMDKPKTKDEPEVTFYTSAVDKALRSETGNLDLFLRFLLGLSLESNQKHLRGLLTKTRISSQSHEETVKYIKEKIRENPSPERSINLFHCLNELNDHSLVEEIQSYLSSGSLSKPNLSPAQWSALVFVLLTSEKELDVFDLKKYSRSEEGLLRLLPVVKASRAVLLSGCLVTEEGCAPLVSALKSNPSHLRELDLSNNDLKDSGVELLSAGLGNPHCKLETLRLSGCLVTEEGCASLASALRSNPSHLRELDLSYNHPGDSGVRLLSAGLEDPHCRLEKLNVEHGGQNRMKPGLRKYVCDLTLDPNTVDRRLSLSEENRKVTWRREEQPYPDHPERFVGCRQVLCREGLTGRCYWEVEWSGRGAGIGVTYKGISRRGVFEDCCLGFNDKSWCLFCSDNRYSARHNNHPTTIDVPSSSSHRVGVYLDWSAGTLSFYRASSDTLTHLITFTSTFTEPLYPGFRVHYVGSSVSLK, encoded by the exons tcacactgcacgtcctgaggaaaatgaaccagaaggagcttgctgacacactggagaact atgagcttgctgtgatttgccaacgtgaactcaaatctaatctaaagaagaagtttcaatgtgtatttgaggggatcgctaaacaaggaaacccaacacttctcaataagatctacacagagctctacatcacagagggtggaacaggagaggtcaataatgaacatgagctgagacagattgagacaacaaccaggaaacaagcaagaccagagactgcaatcaaatgtaacgacatcttcaaacccttaactggacaagacaaacttatcagaactgtgctgacaaagggagtcgctggcattggaaaaacagtctctgtgcagaagttcattctggactgggctgaaggaaaagcaaatcaggatgtccaatttgtattttcattccctttccgggagctgaatttgatgaaaggggacaaacacactttcattgaacttcttaatcacttctcaatggaaaccaaacaatcaggaatctccatctacaacaagtacaaagttctgttcatctttgatggtctggatgagtgccgactgcccctagacttccagaagaacaagatctgttgggacgtcacagagacaacctcagtggatgttctgctgacaaatctcatcaagggaaatctgcttccctctgctctcctctggataactacccgacctgcagcagccaataggaTCCCTTCagagtgtgttgaccaggtgacagaggtacgagggttcaacgacccacagaaggaggagtacatcaggaagagattcagggatgaggacctggccagcagaatcatctcacacataaagacatcaaggagcctccacatcatgtgccacattccagtcttctgttggatttctgcaacagtcctcgaacacatgctgaaacataagagagaagagatgcccaagactctgactgagatgtacacacaccttgtggtatttcataccaaacagaagaatgaaaagtatcttgggaaagaagagacagatccacactggaataaagagagcattctgtcactgggaaaactggcttttcaacagcttgtgaacggcaatctgattttctatgaagaagacctgaaggaggctggcattgatgtcaatgaagcctcagtgtactcaggattgtgcacacagctctttaaagaggaatgtgggctgtaccaagacaaggtgtactgcttcgtgcatctgagcattcaggagtttctggctgctgtatatgtgttcctctcattcatcaacaacaatgagaatctaatggacAAACCGAAAACAAAAGACGAACCTGAAGTTACTTTCTACacgagtgctgtggataaagccttacgaagtgagacaggaaacctggaccttttcctccgcttccttctgggcctctcactggagtccaatcagaagcacttacgaggtctactgacaaagacaagaatcagctcacagagccatgaagagacagtcaagtacatcaaagagaagatcagggagaatccctctccagagaggagcatcaatctgttccactgtctgaatgaactgaatgaccattctctagtggaggagatccaaagctacctgagctcaggaagtctctcaaaacccaacctgtcacctgcacagtggtcagctctggtctttgtgttgctgacttcagaaaaggagctggatgtgtttgacctgaagaaatactccagatcagaggaaggtcttctgaggctgctgccagtggtcaaagcctccagagctgttct gctgtcaggctgtctagtcacagaggaaggctgtgctcctctggtctcagctctgaagtcaaacccctcacacctgagagagctggacctgagtaacaatgacctgaaggattcaggagtggagctgctctctgctggactggggaatccccactgtaaactggagactctgag gctgtcaggctgtctagtcacagaggaaggctgtgcttctctggcctcagctctgaggtcaaacccctcacacctgagagagctggacctgagctacaatcacccaggagactcaggagtcagactgctctctgctggactggaggatccacactgcagactggagaaactcaa tgtggaacatggtggacagaacagaatgaaacctggacttagaaaat atgtctgtgatctcacactcgACCCAAACACAGTAGAcagacgcctctctctgtctgaggagaacagaaaggtgacatggaggagagaggagcagccgtatcctgatcacccagagagatttgtgggatgtagacaggtgctgtgtagagagggtctgactgggcgctgttactgggaggtagagtggagtgggagaggggctggtataggagtgacatataaaggaatcagcaggagaggagtgTTTGAGGACTGTTGTCTTGGattcaatgacaagtcctggtgtctgttctgctctgacaacagataCTCTGCCAGGCATAATAATcatcccactaccatagacgtcccctcctccagctcccacagagtaggagtgtatctggactggtcagccggcactctgtccttctatagagcctcctctgacacactgacccacctgatcacattcacctccacattcactgagcccctctatccaggattTAGGGTTCATTATGTTGGCtcttcagtgtccctgaaataa